ACTGCCGCTCGGCGGAGGATTTCGCCACCAGCTCCGGCAGCGTCGCGACGTCGTAGATCGGCACGGATGGATCGAGCGAGCGGAACACGGCGCGGACGGGCGCGACGAGCGTTGCCGGGTCCAGCGTGGCGGACTTCACCAGCGCCACCAGGAATGAGTCCGTGAACTGCGTCTGCGGCGTGTACATCGCGGGCGCGGGAGACGCGGTGAGATCGTCGTGATGCACGTCTGCCACGACGCCCACGACGGTCCGCCAGGGTCCGCGCTCGGAATTGCCCATGCGGACCTGCGCGCCGAGCGGGCTGTCGCCCCCCCAGACCTGCCTGGCGGTCGACTCCGAGATCACCAGCACCGGCTGCGCGGCGGCGGTGTCGGCCTCCGTGAACGTCCGGCCGGCCAGGACCGGAATGCCCATCAACCCCCAGTAGTCCGGCGTGACGCCGTAGCGCTCGATGCACGGGTCGTCGACCGGATTGGGCTTCATGCGTCCGCTTGCATGGAAGCCGCGGCAGTCGCCGTTGCCGCCGAAGGGCACCTGCCCCGCGAGCGTGACGGCGTCCACGCCAGGCAGCGCGCGCAGCTGCTGGAGCGCCCGCTCCTGGAACGCGACGACGGCGGAGTCTTCCGCGTAGGCCTGGCCGACCAGCGAGAATGACAGCGCCAGGATGCGATCGGGGTTGAAGCCCGGATTCGTCTGCACCACCGCGCGGACGGTGCGCAGCATCAGCCCGGCGCCGGCGAGCAGCACCAGCGCCAGGACGAGGTCCGCGACCACGAGGACCGCTTGCGCGCGAGATCGGCCGCCGACGCTGCCGCGCGAGTCCACCGCCAGCGTCCGCGGGGCACTCGCCCGGCCCTCGCGCCACGCCGGGACCAGTCCGAAAATCAGGCTGGTCAGAATCGTGAGGCCGGCAGTGAACGCGAGCACGCGTGCGTCGATGGCGATATGCGACATCCGCGGCAGCGTCACCGGCGCGAGCGCCGCCACAGCCTCGAGCGATGCGGCGGCAAGCAGCACGCCGGCAACCGCGCCGCCGCCGGCGAGCAGCAGGCTCTCGGTGAGCAGCTGGCGGACGATCCGGCCGCGGCTGGCGCCGAGCACGGCGCGCAGCGCCAGCTCTCGCCGGCGCGTGACCGCCCGCGCCAGCAGCAGATTGGCCACGTTCGCACACGCGATCAGCAGCACGAATCCCACGGCTGCGAGCAGCACCAGCAGCGCGCCGCGAACGTTGCCGGTCAGCGCATCACGCAGCGGGACGACGGCAATGGATCCCGCCTCGTACTCGGAGGGATGCTCGCGCCGCATCTGCTCGCGGATCGCGTTCATCTCGACGCTCGCGTCGGCGAGCGAGACACCGCGCCTCACCCGCGCGAAGCCGCGCAGGTGCTGGCACCTTCGGCACGAAGAGTCGCCGCCGAGGGCATAGCCGATCGGCGCCCACAACTCCGCGGAGGTGTTGTAGAACCGCTCTGCGTCGAGCGGCTCGAACCCGGCCGGCATCACCCCGACGACGCGAAACGCGCGGTCGTTCATCGTGATGGTGCGGCCGACGATCGACGGGTCGGCGTTGAATCGGCGCCGCCAGAGCGCGTCGCTCAGCAGCACCACGCGCCAGTGTTCGGGACGATCGTCGTCGGCGGTGAACCCTCGCCCGAGCGCCGGACGGACCCCCATCATGTCGAAGTAGTTGGCGCTGACGCGGACGGCAGGAAGCCGTTCGGCTTCGCCGTTGGTGACGAGCGTCGGCAGCCACGCCCGCATCATCGCGAAGCTCTCGATGGCGCGGCTGCGCTCGCGCCAGTCGAGCACGGTCGCGAAGCCGACGCTCGACGCCTGGCCGTCCGCCGTGCGATCGCCGATGGCGACGAGCCGTTCCGGCTCGGGATACGGCAGCGGCCGCAGCAGGACCGCGTCGACGACGCTGAACATGGCGGTGTTGGCGCCGATGCCGATGGCAAGCGTCAGCAGCGCGGCGAGCGTGAACCCCGGCGTTCGCCGCAGCATCCGGCTGCCGTAGCGCACGTCCTGGACGAACGTGTCGACGGGCGGCAGCCCGCGTTGATCGCGCCACGCCTCGGCGATCGGGGCGTCGGCGCCGAGATCGAGGCGGGCGGCGCGCCGGGCGGCGGCGGGATCGAGGCCGCGGGCGCGATGCTGTGCCTCGAGCATCTCGAGATGGAACGACAGCTCC
This genomic window from Vicinamibacterales bacterium contains:
- a CDS encoding ABC transporter permease is translated as MTLRELLARLAGALGRGRGDDELSTELSFHLEMLEAQHRARGLDPAAARRAARLDLGADAPIAEAWRDQRGLPPVDTFVQDVRYGSRMLRRTPGFTLAALLTLAIGIGANTAMFSVVDAVLLRPLPYPEPERLVAIGDRTADGQASSVGFATVLDWRERSRAIESFAMMRAWLPTLVTNGEAERLPAVRVSANYFDMMGVRPALGRGFTADDDRPEHWRVVLLSDALWRRRFNADPSIVGRTITMNDRAFRVVGVMPAGFEPLDAERFYNTSAELWAPIGYALGGDSSCRRCQHLRGFARVRRGVSLADASVEMNAIREQMRREHPSEYEAGSIAVVPLRDALTGNVRGALLVLLAAVGFVLLIACANVANLLLARAVTRRRELALRAVLGASRGRIVRQLLTESLLLAGGGAVAGVLLAAASLEAVAALAPVTLPRMSHIAIDARVLAFTAGLTILTSLIFGLVPAWREGRASAPRTLAVDSRGSVGGRSRAQAVLVVADLVLALVLLAGAGLMLRTVRAVVQTNPGFNPDRILALSFSLVGQAYAEDSAVVAFQERALQQLRALPGVDAVTLAGQVPFGGNGDCRGFHASGRMKPNPVDDPCIERYGVTPDYWGLMGIPVLAGRTFTEADTAAAQPVLVISESTARQVWGGDSPLGAQVRMGNSERGPWRTVVGVVADVHHDDLTASPAPAMYTPQTQFTDSFLVALVKSATLDPATLVAPVRAVFRSLDPSVPIYDVATLPELVAKSSAERQFVMRLLAAFAAVAVFLAAIGLYGVVSHGVAQRTREVGVRVALGAQRRDVLALVLAGGARLVAAGVAAGMAAAALATRSLGTLVFGVSPLDPLTFGAAAVMLTVVALGAHILPIRRALRIDPAAALRSE